One window of Halopseudomonas maritima genomic DNA carries:
- a CDS encoding RNA-binding S4 domain-containing protein, whose amino-acid sequence MPDVGKLRLDKWLWAARFFKTRSLAKSAIEGGKVHCGGERCKASKEIRVGDQLQIRQSVDQRSVEVLQLSDQRRGAPEAQLLYRESEESIAARESAAAQRKALGAGGQISDGRPSKKQRRQIFRFRDERNTPSAD is encoded by the coding sequence ATGCCCGATGTTGGCAAGTTGCGCCTGGACAAGTGGCTCTGGGCCGCCCGTTTTTTCAAGACCCGCTCTCTGGCCAAAAGTGCCATCGAAGGGGGCAAGGTGCACTGTGGCGGCGAGCGCTGCAAGGCCAGTAAGGAAATCCGTGTTGGCGATCAGCTGCAGATTCGCCAAAGCGTTGATCAGCGTAGCGTCGAAGTATTGCAGTTATCTGATCAGCGTCGTGGCGCGCCCGAGGCACAGTTGCTGTACCGCGAGAGCGAGGAGAGTATTGCCGCCCGCGAAAGCGCAGCAGCCCAGCGCAAGGCCCTGGGCGCCGGCGGGCAGATCAGTGACGGCCGGCCCAGCAAGAAGCAACGTCGTCAGATCTTTCGCTTTCGCGATGAGCGTAATACACCGTCAGCGGACTGA
- the rimB gene encoding retropepsin-like aspartic endopeptidase RimB produces MKTFDHLSVIGLREWVALPGLGISQMIAKIDSGAKTSALHASNICTFERDGQDWVRFDAHVGSRSKQTTRTCEAQLIDLKRIKSSNGQLQERLVIRTPLVLGDRSWLVDFTLTCRKAMRYRMLLGCTAMQDAQLVINPGLRFVQDKPQTDSLG; encoded by the coding sequence GTGAAAACCTTTGATCATCTGAGCGTGATCGGCCTGCGCGAATGGGTCGCGCTACCCGGCCTTGGCATCAGCCAGATGATTGCCAAGATAGACAGCGGCGCCAAGACATCGGCCCTGCACGCCAGCAATATTTGCACCTTTGAACGCGACGGACAGGACTGGGTGCGCTTTGACGCCCACGTTGGCAGCCGCAGCAAGCAGACAACCCGCACCTGCGAAGCACAACTGATCGACCTCAAGCGCATCAAAAGCTCCAACGGCCAATTGCAGGAGCGCCTTGTTATCCGCACACCGCTGGTGCTCGGTGACCGCAGCTGGCTGGTCGACTTCACCCTGACCTGCCGCAAAGCGATGCGCTACCGCATGCTGCTGGGCTGCACCGCCATGCAGGACGCCCAACTGGTCATCAATCCGGGCCTGCGTTTCGTTCAGGACAAACCCCAGACCGATAGCCTCGGCTGA